A genomic window from Maylandia zebra isolate NMK-2024a linkage group LG20, Mzebra_GT3a, whole genome shotgun sequence includes:
- the abtb1 gene encoding ankyrin repeat and BTB/POZ domain-containing protein 1, with translation MDVYDLFSSCRKGDICRVRYLVEQRDVDLNVKDKWDSTPLYYACLCGHEELVQYLLASGAKCEANTFDGERCMYGSLSDSVRRLLKDYKCVSIRAMQRDDFNYFLHMLLEQGQYSDVKFLVHGQTFLAHRCVLSARSEYFTEMFETKWKGKNLINLKHPLINPAAFGAILQYFYTGRMDIDISLVEDSRRLAKQCKMADLIEELENKCKQVYEFVSNKPGICVKVLTLEPHSCQLQDEMAQLADCALPTELRVGFGELPFNRVDRFPTYPDICFRVDGYDFLCHKAFFCGRSDYFKALLEDHFSEGEQLQSQPSTPVITLHNISHEIFIHIMYYIYTDDTELMTENVFDVLCVADMYLLPGLKRLCGKTLAKTICEENVLHMWKTAKLFRLSRLEDQCTEFMAKIIERLVEQAEFAEMVKEDAASLEKRQETDSVPLVDDIRYHIASNVQTYSAIEEANQKLEALEELLARINIDC, from the exons ATGGATGTGTACGATTTGTTTAGTAGTTGCAGAAAGGGCGACATTTGTAGAGTCAG ATACCTTGTTGAACAAAGAGATGTTGACCTCAATGTAAAAGATAAATGGGACAGCACTCCATT GTATTATGCTTGTCTCTGTGGTCACGAGGAGCTGGTCCAGTACCTGTTGGCTAGTG gtgCCAAGTGTGAAGCCAACACGTTTGATGGCGAGAGATGCATGTATGGCTCCCTGAGCGACTCTGTTCGACGCCTGCTCAAAGACTACAAGTGTGTAAGCATCCGCGCCATGCAGCGGGATGATTTCAACTACTTTCTGCACAT GTTGCTAGAGCAGGGTCAGTATAGTGACGTCAAATTCCTGGTTCACGGACAAACGTTTCTAGCACACCGATGTGTTCTCAGTGCTCGCTCAGAGTACTTCACGGAAATGTTTGAGACCAAATGGAAAGGGAAGAACTTGATCAACCTCAAGCACCCTTTG ATCAATCCTGCTGCCTTTGGAGCCATTCTACAATATTTCTACACAG GACGGATGGATATTGATATAAGTCTTGTGGAGGACAGTAGACGACTGGCTAAACAGTGCAAAATGGCAGATCTCATAGAAGAGCTGGAGAATAAATGCAAACAAGTGTATGAATTTG TGTCCAATAAACCGGGAATCTGTGTCAAAGTTCTCACCCTCGAGCCTCACAGCTGTCAACTTCAGGATGAGATGGCTCAGTTAGCAGACTGTGCGCTGCCCACTGAATTAAGG GTTGGATTTGGTGAGCTTCCCTTTAACAGAGTCGACCGCTTCCCTACTTATCCCGACATCTGCTTCAGAGTCGATGGTTACGATTTCTTGTGCCATAAG GCATTTTTCTGTGGACGTAGTGATTATTTTAAAGCCCTCCTGGAGGACCACTTCAGTGAGGGAGAGCAGCTCCAGTCTCAGCCCAGCACCCCAGTGATTACTTTACACAACATCTCACATGAAATCTTTATCCACATCATGTATTACATCTACACAGATGACACTGAG CTAATGACGGAAAACGTGTTTGATGTGCTGTGTGTGGCTGACATGTATCTGCTGCCGGGGCTTAAGCGCCTGTGTGGAAAGACACTGGCTAAGACGATATGCGAGGAAAACGTTCTGCACATGTGGAAGACGGCCAAGCTCTTCCGTCTCTCTCGGCTAGAAGATCAGTGCACAGAGTTCATGGCCAAGATCATCGAGCGG CTGGTGGAGCAAGCAGAGTTTGCCGAGATGGTCAAGGAGGACGCCGCGTCTTTAGAGAAGCGCCAAGAGACGGACTCGGTCCCCTTGGTGGACGACATCCGCTACCACATCGCCAGCAACGTGCAGACGTACAGTGCAATCGAGGAGGCTAACCAGAAACTGGAAGCCTTGGAGGAGCTGCTGGCGAGGATTAATATTGACTGCTGA